One genomic region from Sphingobacterium multivorum encodes:
- a CDS encoding FadR/GntR family transcriptional regulator: protein MKTEAIVRRSLAEEVAAAIEEKIKLGEFPVESKLPTEPELMKQFAVGRSSIREAVKYLSQSGYLNVQQGLGTFVKSSTGHHALDSKIEKANFNDIFEVRHVLELRIIEKAALNRTSKGLKDMAQALKNRAKYAEMGNLMACVDADIAFHSAIAESCGNSILTALYTTLSEHVNKFFMTIYKDTVPFLTSQQQHEELMLAIKDKEVKKAVDIANRIIQQL from the coding sequence ATGAAGACTGAAGCTATCGTACGAAGATCCTTGGCAGAGGAAGTTGCCGCGGCAATAGAAGAAAAAATCAAATTAGGTGAATTTCCGGTAGAATCTAAACTTCCTACGGAACCAGAATTGATGAAACAATTTGCTGTGGGCAGATCCAGCATTCGTGAGGCGGTCAAATATTTAAGTCAATCAGGCTATCTCAATGTACAACAAGGTCTAGGTACTTTTGTTAAAAGTAGCACGGGTCATCATGCTCTTGACTCAAAAATTGAAAAAGCCAATTTTAACGATATTTTTGAAGTTAGACACGTATTGGAATTGCGAATTATTGAAAAAGCAGCCTTAAATCGTACTTCGAAAGGCCTCAAGGATATGGCTCAAGCGCTCAAAAATAGAGCAAAATATGCCGAAATGGGAAATTTGATGGCGTGCGTGGATGCCGATATTGCCTTTCACAGTGCAATTGCTGAATCATGTGGAAATAGTATTTTGACCGCTTTATATACAACTTTATCTGAACATGTCAATAAGTTCTTCATGACTATTTATAAGGATACAGTACCCTTCTTAACTTCACAACAGCAACACGAGGAACTGATGTTGGCAATCAAAGATAAAGAAGTGAAAAAAGCTGTTGATATTGCTAACCGAATTATCCAACAGCTGTAA
- a CDS encoding MFS transporter, with the protein MKTQSLNPSGSWKSSETVYPILFAISLSHLLNDLIQSVIPAVYPMLKSNYALSFTQIGIITLVFQLTASILQPFVGLYTDKNPTPRSLAVGMLFSLAGLICISFASNFIYILLSVSLIGMGSSIFHPEASRVAHLASGGKKGLAQSIFQVGGNAGGAIGPLLVALIVIPLGQQYIGVFGVLAIVAVMILTYVGNWYQIHLKPKTQTTTVGASKADLPKSKVVFALVILLVLIFSKYFYMASMTSYFTFYLINKFHVSVQESQIYLFIFLASVAAGTILGGPLGDRYGRKLIIWVSILGAAPFTLLLPHVGLGLTIILAILIGLIISSAFSAILVYATELIPGKVGMIAGLFFGFAFGMGGIGSAVLGWLADQTSIEYVFNICAYLPLIGVVTGLLPNISQQKK; encoded by the coding sequence ATGAAAACACAATCATTAAACCCGAGTGGATCTTGGAAAAGCTCCGAAACCGTCTATCCGATTTTATTTGCGATTAGTCTTTCACACTTGCTCAATGACTTGATTCAGTCGGTCATCCCAGCAGTATATCCCATGTTAAAATCAAATTATGCACTTAGTTTTACCCAAATTGGTATTATAACGTTGGTTTTTCAGCTTACAGCTTCTATTTTGCAACCCTTCGTTGGTTTGTATACAGATAAAAACCCTACACCACGATCACTCGCTGTCGGTATGCTTTTCTCTTTAGCAGGATTGATATGCATTTCTTTTGCGTCAAACTTTATCTACATTCTCCTTTCTGTAAGTCTTATTGGCATGGGTTCGTCTATATTTCATCCTGAAGCTTCTCGAGTTGCTCATTTAGCTTCCGGAGGCAAAAAGGGGCTCGCCCAGTCTATCTTCCAAGTCGGTGGTAATGCTGGTGGTGCGATAGGTCCCCTTCTTGTAGCACTTATTGTGATCCCTTTGGGCCAACAATACATTGGTGTATTTGGCGTATTGGCCATTGTAGCCGTTATGATTCTTACTTATGTCGGTAATTGGTATCAAATACATCTCAAGCCGAAGACACAAACAACTACTGTTGGTGCTTCAAAAGCCGACCTGCCAAAATCAAAAGTAGTATTTGCACTTGTAATTTTATTGGTACTCATTTTTTCCAAATATTTTTACATGGCTTCAATGACCAGTTATTTCACCTTCTATTTGATCAATAAATTCCATGTTTCGGTTCAGGAATCTCAGATATACTTATTTATATTTCTTGCTTCTGTAGCTGCGGGAACTATATTAGGGGGGCCATTGGGAGATCGCTATGGGCGTAAACTAATTATCTGGGTATCGATTCTCGGAGCGGCTCCGTTCACATTACTATTGCCACATGTCGGTCTAGGGCTAACCATTATCCTCGCTATTTTAATAGGTCTTATTATATCGTCTGCATTCTCTGCTATCTTGGTCTATGCGACAGAACTCATCCCAGGAAAGGTCGGAATGATTGCTGGTTTATTTTTTGGCTTTGCTTTTGGTATGGGGGGAATTGGTTCAGCAGTTCTGGGCTGGCTTGCAGATCAAACCTCAATCGAATATGTATTTAATATCTGTGCTTATCTTCCATTAATCGGAGTAGTTACAGGGCTATTACCTAATATAAGTCAGCAGAAAAAGTAA
- a CDS encoding RagB/SusD family nutrient uptake outer membrane protein, translating into MDEKDERGGWVGRDNGPNGYHNWAGNTPIQLLVDDYETIDGQKFSWSNPTMAASPYQNRDPRLKATILYDGADWKPRTADVAERDKANQIQTGQYEIMNAKGQKVIQFGLDTRKSPIEDWNGSRTGYYIRKFTDPDPTMQDQNTRQRIPWPMFRYTEAILNYVEACLELGEENEAKTWLNKIRFRAGMPAIPTAETGAALKARYRNERRIELAYEEHRFFDARRWMIAAETIGRKANIINITGTLKAGKNVTLYQYNPDNYTYTYTVSNIDPGIENRNWDDKMYYTSLHRDEVNRNTKLIQNPGY; encoded by the coding sequence ATTGACGAAAAGGATGAACGTGGTGGCTGGGTAGGGCGAGACAACGGTCCAAATGGCTATCATAACTGGGCCGGAAATACACCGATACAACTCTTGGTAGACGACTACGAGACTATTGATGGCCAAAAATTCAGCTGGTCAAATCCTACTATGGCAGCCAGCCCTTATCAAAATCGTGACCCACGTTTAAAGGCAACAATTTTATACGACGGTGCGGATTGGAAACCTAGGACAGCCGATGTCGCTGAAAGAGATAAGGCGAATCAAATCCAAACAGGTCAATACGAAATAATGAATGCCAAAGGACAAAAGGTTATCCAATTTGGCCTTGACACAAGAAAAAGCCCGATTGAAGATTGGAATGGTTCACGGACAGGATATTATATTCGTAAATTTACAGATCCGGACCCTACAATGCAGGATCAAAACACAAGACAGCGCATTCCCTGGCCAATGTTTCGCTATACAGAGGCGATATTGAACTATGTAGAAGCATGTCTTGAATTAGGAGAAGAGAATGAAGCTAAAACATGGTTAAACAAAATCCGCTTTAGAGCTGGAATGCCTGCAATTCCAACCGCCGAAACCGGAGCGGCTCTAAAAGCACGTTATAGAAACGAGCGCCGTATTGAATTAGCCTACGAGGAGCATCGCTTCTTTGACGCGCGACGCTGGATGATAGCCGCGGAAACTATAGGTCGTAAAGCAAATATTATAAACATCACGGGAACCCTTAAGGCGGGTAAAAATGTAACTCTTTATCAATATAATCCCGATAACTACACCTATACCTATACGGTATCCAATATTGATCCAGGTATCGAAAATAGGAACTGGGATGACAAAATGTACTACACGTCTTTGCATCGCGATGAGGTTAATCGAAATACAAAATTGATCCAAAATCCAGGTTACTAG